tgggagccagcaggacctggattttagtcccagctctgccatttctcttttgctgtgacctagggcaaatcacttaactgctctatgtctcagctacctcactcataaaatggggatttacttggagccccatgggggacggggactgtgaccaataataataatgttggcatttattaagcacgtattatgtgtagagcagtgttctaagcgctgggatatacagggtaatcaggttgtcccacatgaggctcacagtcttaatccccattttacagatgaggtaactgaggcacagagaagttaagtgacttgcccacagtcattcagctgacaaatggcagagccgggacacgaacccatgacctctgactcccaagcccgggctctttccactgagccaatccaCCCCTGTGCTATAatacctagcacacagtaagtgcttcacatatattattattattattattattattattaatgtgatggTGCACAGCCCAATCTCCCAAATGCATTCTATCCACAGCTTCTTCGTCTCCACCTTATCTTTGGTGTCCCTTTCCCATTTTCTGTTAATAGCCAGGGTAAATGTCCATTTCATTTCCACAAATTAAGTGGACAGGCCTAATTTATCAgacaagaaagaaaacaaaaaaaactcatcTTGCTGCTATGATCCTCCTCAAACTGGAAGTGAGTAGAACTCAACTTTTCTCTCACCTAATAATTTCTTCATGGTGGCATTTGAACTCTGGAAAGCAAAATGGAATCCCAGTGGGAATATTGCAttaggatattaataataataagagaagcagcgtggcttagtggaaagagcccaggcttgggagtcagaggttgtgggttctaatcccgcctctgccacttgtcagctgtgtgactttgggcaagtcacttaacttctctgtgcctcagttacctcatctgtaaaatggtgattaataatcattattattatcattatggtatttgttaagtgcttgcaatgtgccaagcactgttctaagcactgaggtaaatacaaggtaatcaggttgtccctcatggggctcacacttttaatccccattttgcagatgagataactgaaggacagagaagtgaagtgacttgcccaaggtcacacagcggacaagtggcggagccgggattagaacccatgtccgctgactcccaaacccgggctctttccacgaaacccCGCTGCTtccgagccccacctgggacaacctgataacctcgtatctcccccagagtttagaacggtgcttggcacatagtaactgtttaacaaataccattatcatttattaGAATTATTTCATTATCCAGAGTAAAAGACATGGGAGGAACAGCCAAACAACACAGCTGCACTAATAGGATTCTACCCATCCGGGCTTGTGGacatttaattaacaaaataatggtGAGACACCCAAGGGCTCCAGAAACAGAGAACTGGCCGGAAGGTCGCCCTGCCTCATTGTGATAGCTAGCTTAGCTGGAGTTTTGTCCAAGCGCCTATGTATCTACTGCGAGCAAGTGTTCAGATGGATATTTTCCCTCCGGTCAGATGGCCACGACAACTGCAGCAGGTCAGAGCCGGCCAACTACCAGACCTGCCCAGGAAGGCAGAAACCCAGCCTGGAGTTGGAGGTGACAAGTAGTGACTTGTCACctcacattaatatctgtctcccctgtctagactgcaagctcattatgggcaggggatgtgtcttctaattccggggcagtgtattctcccaagtgcttagaacaccgccCTGtataagtaaatgctcagtaaatacgaatgattgattgaaccacgGCTGGGGGGCTTTCTTCTACcagctgggggaagaggggaaatgtttgtttttttaataataaaaataataatggtatttgttaagggcttactacctgcaaagcattgttctgagtgctggggggatacaaggcgatcaggcgatcaaggttgtcccacgtggggctcacagttttaatcctcattttccagatgagataactgaggcccagacaagttaagtgcctttgcccaaagtcacccagctgacaagcggcagagccgggattagaacccatgacctctgactcccaagcccgggctctttccactgagccacgctgcttctctaggcatttaagcgcttactaggtgtcaaacactgttctaagagctgaagtaataataataacgatggcgtctgttaagcacttactatgtgccaagcgctgttctaagcactggcgtagatacaaggtaatcaggttgtcccacgtggggatcacagtcttaatccccattttacagaggaggtaactgaggcacagagaaattaagtggcttgcccaaggtcaaacagcaaggaagtggcagagtcgggattagaacccatgacctctgactcccaagcccgtgctcttccacgcggcttctctaagatAGATATAatctctaaggtagatacaagtaaaaaaTGACATTGGACCCAgccgctgtccctcatggggctcgcggtctaagagagagaacaggagaactgaggcacagagaagtgaggtgacttatccaaggtcatgcagagccgggattagaacccaggtcttctgactcccaggtccatgtcctTTCTGCTAGGCTATGCCGGCTGGGGATCTTTCTTCTTGGCCTCAGATGAATGAGGGGGAATTTTGCTCTACGAGCAGGACATATCGGGGAATGAGCTGAGGGCATATTACTAGCCCTCCATTTTttcatctcttccttccctccctcagccaaCCCTGTTGGTCTTCCCAGAGAGATGGAGGACCCATCTGTGCAAACAGGAATATAACAGATTGAAGGAGCCGATCGATCCAGCCAAAACTATTACTTAGCATTTAATAGATGGCCTTTAATATATCCTAAGTGCTCTACAACGTACTACCTAAAAATATCTTTGTTTTACCAAGATCCTGCCTCCCAGAGATGTAGATAATGAAAATGCTCTTAAAATCTGATTCCACTGCCAATagtagaagaaggagaagaagaagaatggcagaCACTTTTTGAATACCCTAGCTTGCAAAACTCTACAAGCAGGCAAAACATGTGAGGATGTTTCTTTCCGAtattttattacttttattacaaGACACTTGGGTAAAAATTTGCATATTCTGAAAAAGATAGAAAACAGTAATAAAATCAAAAAAACTTCCCTAAGAAACCAGTTCATAAATAGATTTTATCCAATATTAAAATGCTTATTCttttgcagaataataataaatatggcataGCTGAGAGAGACACAAGAGCCACCACTGAGGACCAGAacggtgtgtgtgtgcgtgcgtgtgtattTACAAAAGTTCAAACCTTACATTTAAAAATTTGGCATTCTCGCGCTTTAAGAGTTTAATGATGGGGCTTATAGACGATCCGATTTTCATCCAGTGGCTCCGTGGTGGGATGATGAGAACTGAAAACGGTGCTCGACTACGAGAAGGTTTGACAAGAAGCTTTCCCTCTatgataaaaaataaacaaaagctaCATAATACAAGATATACTCTTTAAACGCCTAAATGGTCAAAGCCTCATTGACCTAATCTACGAAACTGCAGATTCCCAGCTGCGGGGGCTTGACAAAAATCAGACCAGCCAGGTGACTGTGGTTAAGTTTCCAGCCAGGCCTGGCATTTCTCTTTCACAGTTTTACATACATTAATGACGTTGATTCAAAGTAAATGTTAAAGAAGAATGAGAAAGGTACGTCCTGTTCCTCGAATACTGAATGATCAGTCTGAATTTTCAGTTCTTATCCTAAAGCAGAGAGGAAAAACATCAACACCACAACTTCTCCTAGGATAAGGGTGCTCCGATGGAGAACACGAGCCTTCTCTTCCTAAGAATAAATACTGACCGAGAGGTAACGGAGACCTTTCATCTGCCATGCATTAGGCTGTGCATGTAGCCAACACATTCGTTCCCAACCTTAATAGGGAAGCCACATCTGAAAATGTGTCTGTGGTTTTCCTCAATCTAATATAGATTGATTATTGGTCCCAGTGGACTTTAGCCGTGtctggaggggcgggagggggtgaagGCAGGTGAGGGGGGCAGAATCCAAAATCCCTAAAGCACCGAGAGGTCATGACAGGACTTGGACTTGAGCTTGAAGGCCATGTTCTTGTTGTTCTTGGCCACGATCTTTCCCCAGAACCGCCTGGCTTTCTTAGggatgctctctctcctcttctggtaGGCCAGCCTCCGCTCGTTCTTCTCCTTGCTGTCTCTCCGGAGCCGCACCTGTCTCACGATGCCCTCGAACAGCTCCTTCACGTTGTGCTGGACCGCGGCTGACGTCTCGATGAATTTGCAGTCGAACACTACCGCGCAGGCTCTGCCTTCTGGaaagggatggaaggggagggaaaaccgtCTGATTAATCCGGCCGGCCTGAAGGGGGGAGGCCGTGCTGCCCGGAGCGTTGACGTCCTTTTTATGATTTTGAAACGGTGCCCGAGATAAAGATTCTAGAAGCACGGCTTTAATCATCCATATCCAGCAGTTACTTGGCCAGAGTCTGTAGTGTAGTGAATCAGCAGTGCGTGGGGAAGAGTTAGGTGATTCAACGCTTTTAGTTTGCTGAAGCAGCAATCTATCAAAGTCCTCCGGTATTTTGAAAATGTTTACTGCGTCTCTCGAGAGCGCAACGTTACCCCAGGGCATCTGTCCCCCTGAAAGAATTGGGCTCACCCTAATCCTTGCTTTACTTCATTTATTTTCGACTAGCCTCCTTTCGTCTATTAGGGTCCGACCTCCTCTTCCGACTAATCCCCTGTTCCCAAATTAGAGGGAATCTCAAAATCCCCGTGCATCGATGAGGAAATTAAGATTTAAGAAGAAAAACTTGCAGTGCAGCATTTTCAAAGACCAATTGATTTAGGTGATGGTTCATTTCTAATATATCGATGTCCTTCGGTACATTAGAACACAGCGCCCCTCATGATGTATGAATcggggtagaggggaagaaatgaGAGGAAATAGAAAACTGTTTgtctcaatcgatcgattgatgatatttattgaaacctgatgatgttttcttgtttttgttttgttctgctatgctttgccgtctgtctaccccgtttagactgtgagcccgtcactgggcagggattgtctctctctgttgcccagttgtacattccaagtgcttagtaataataataataataataataatgttttttgttaagcgcttactatgtgcagagcactgttctaagtgctggggtagatacggggtaatcaggttgtcccacgtgaggctcacagttaatccccattttacagatgaggtaactgagatacagagaagttaagtgacttgcccacagtcacacagctgacaagtggcggagccgggagtagaacccatgacctctgactccgaagcccgggctccttccactgagccacgctgctctgtacatagtaagcggtcaataagtactactgaatgaatgaatgcatgaatgcatgcatgaatgaatgaatgaaaacttgccttctccttcttccctccctgcctgccatctgcaaccattcactctccgatgttctttccccactgctttcaaacatgcccgtgtctcccctatcctaaacaccctccctctatcccacagctccctcctctagactgtaagctcattgtgggaagggattgtgtctgctatgttgttatattgaccgctcccaagtgcttagtacggcgctctgcacacagtatgtgttcaatacatatgattgactgactgactccagttATCAACCCATTCCCtctacccattcctttccacatagatacagttgtctacacctgttgcgtccacttcctctcctccagttctctccttgactccctctaatatggcttcctcctccttcaccccattGAAACTGCCCTTGCTAaattcaccaatgacctcttttctCGCCAAACCCAGTGGCCTccccttctactccattctaaaccTCCTAGACCTTTTTTTCAACACCGtaaacctctctcttctcctgggaACACCATCTAAACTGGGCTTCactaatactgtcctctcctggctctcatcctctctctctctctctctctcttctctgcctctcagccccccaactgtgggtgtccctcaggttcagatctgagtccccttctattctccacctccatccactcccttggagatctaATTAGCTCtgatggcttcgactaccatctctacacagatattcctccgacacctcaaacttagcatgaccaaaatagaactcttcatcttcctaccCGAAACTtgccctccccgtgactttcccgtcactgtcgacaacaacaccatcctccctgaaaTATCCACAAccgtggcgttatccttgattcatctctttccttcaaacacttactacagtgctcttcatacagtaagcgtttgataagtaccactgatttattactgggtgtactaaatgcttgggagagtccaatacaaataACTTGacaagatacggtccctgccttcaaggagcttacaatcaagcttTTCTAACCtaatcgtctcccccgattagaccgtaagcccgtcaaacggcagggactgtctctatctgttgccgacttgttcattccaagcgcttagtacagtgctctgcacatagtaagcgctcaataaatactattgaatgaatgaatgaataacctgaaAAGTCAAGAGAGGGTTAAGGGGTTGCTCCCTCATCTTCCACAGAATCATGGCCACCACTTCCAGTCATAACGTTGGCCATGACGGAGATACCAAACACATTATCACTTGAGAATATTCAGCGGCAAAGAAAACCCACCCAGATGGGAGTACTTAAGGGAGTATACATTGGAGGACCAGTGAGAGACCCCATCATGGAGAATCtagcacccaaaccctctccccagTTCCCACTGCTCCTTCTCACAGCTCTCCCAGGTCGACTCTCTCTCCTTAGCTCTTTTGGAGCTCCTCAGAAGAAGATGCAAGACAGATGTTGATCGGTCAGAAACTTCCCATGCTTTTGTTTCAATCTAATCCATTTTATATTAAATGCTCTTGAGCCAATATCTGATAAACCGTaaactctctgggggcagggatcgggtctcctAATGCCATTACACTTCCGGgctcagagtacagtgctctgcacatcataggtactcaataaataccattgattttggcAAATAACTTCCAACCCTTGCTAAACTAATAAAAGAGCAATGGTAATCTGGACAACTATGAACACATCTTCCATATCCTAATCTGGGATTTCAAAGACAAtttcaaagaaaataataatcatgataatggtatttgttaagcacttactatgtgtcaagcactattctaagcactgggatagaaacaaggtaatcaggtcagacacagtcgctgtcccacatggggctcacagtcttcatcctcattttacagatgaggtaactgaggcacagagaagtgaagtgacttgtcattaccctattttcattaccctatttattttgttaatgaaatgtatatcgcctgaattctatttatttgctgttgtattaatgagatgttcatcccctatattctatttattgctattgttcttatctgtccgtctcccccagttagactgtgcgcccgtcaaagggcagggcctgtctctatctgttactgatttgtacattccaagcacttagtaaagtgctctgcacatagtaagcgctcaataaatactattgaatgaatgaaagaatgaatgaataaggtcacaTGCCAgagggaagcaggattagaactcacgtcctctgacttgcaggcccatgctctttccactaggccatgtggtcaATcatttgtagaacactgtactaagtatttgggagagtacatcataacagAACTGACAGGCATGTTTCATAACGCATTAATTAACCCTCAGGTTGTTAATATAACTTAGGTGTACTTTTTTTCTTAAGGAAAATCTAGTTCTGTCCCAGTGGGTTCTTTATAAGAGGCCAAAGGGACTGGTTGGAAAATCCCTCCCACAGACAAGAGCAAATTTAGGATTCCAAGAGACTGAGGAAATGTCTATCGActacactgcactcttccaagtgcttagtacagtgctctgcacacagtaggtgtggagaagcagcacggtctagtagtggaaagatcaaaggcctgggagtcacaggccctgggttctaatcctggctctgtcacttccttgctgtgtgaccttgggtaagtcacctaacctctctgtgcctcagttccctctactgtaaagtggggattcgatacctgttctcccttctacttggactgtgagccccatgcaggacagggattgtgtccgacctaattaactcgtacagttagaacagtgcttgacacatagaccttaacattttaaaaattaagttttccgtaaatactatcgactgacttTAAGAGGACATACCTGACACAGAGACTTCTCGACATCTCACCAGGTCGCTTTTGTTGCCAACTAAAATGATGGGAATATCCTCTGTCTGGCGAGCCCTGCGAAGCTGGATCCGGAGTTCGGATGCCTTTTCGAAGCTCGCCCGGTCTGTGATAGAGTAGACAATCAAGTAGGCGTCCCCTACTTGCATGCAGTGGTCTTGGAGCCATTCATTTTCACCCTAGGGAGAacgaaaaaaataaaataaatgaccgTCAGCAGCTCCTGGGAAATCGGGTTTGGGATGGAAATGAATTGTTTCTGAACTTCCGGCCTGCTTAGGGTTCCAAGATGAAGCAAAGCCTCACCCTGTAGATGTTGTCTCTATGAGAAGAAGCactctagcagaaagaacatggacctggattctaattccagcgccaccacttgtctgctgtgtgactttgggtaggtcacttcacttctctgggactcagttatctcctctgtgaaatagggattcaatacctgtcctatcTCTATTTGGACTCTGAGTCCTATACAGGACGTGGATCGTAatggacctgataatcttgaatctaccccagcattagtacagtgcctggcacagagtaaaccctttacaaataccaatttaaaaaacaaaacaaaaaaccttcctCACCCCTGCCCTTATGATCATTTAACTGATAGAAATCGGTACAGGATTCCTCCAAACACACCAAATTCTTCATAAAATTCTCACTTTCTCTGCCCTGATTTTCAGAACTGCTGGGTGTAGCAATAATTTCACCCAAGTAAGTTGAATGTTTATCCACCGAGACCTCCATTAACATTTTCCAAATTGTCATGGCATTATAAGAGAAAATATTAGGGGAGGAATGAAGAAATGGGATTTGGAAATTGCCCAAACTCATTCATTAGAGCTCTGGAACTGAAAAGTAAATATTGAAACCTCAATGACAGAGATGTTTCAAGTAGATTGAAATAATCCCCCTTTGGGCAGTGCATTTTAATAACCATAGAAGGTGGGGGTTTTACTAGATATAGCATGGAAACCATGTGACTACATCTCATTTGCTaagtgcagttcattcattcaatagtatttattgagcacttactaagtgcagagcactgtactaagcgcttgggatgtacaaatcggtaacagatagagacagtccctgccctttgacgggctcttACACGCACACTCTTTTTTAGGATTTCTTCATGATGAGGGTGGTTTCACCTACCTTATTTTCCCACATATCAAGCAGTATAATGGTTGCACTTTCACCATCGACAATCAGCGTTCGTTCATATGTATCttctgaaaaggaaagaaaaatgtgcTTGAAGGTGGGTGATCTTATAAAAGAGATTAGCATGTAGGTTGAAATGACTCTACACAGAACAATGTACTCTTAAGACCTACAAATTTTAATAAATGGAGAACGCCATATCAAAGAGAATAATAGGAAGCTCTGAGCAATCTCATCAGTCAGAACAATGATCCATCCAGCACAGTGGCCCACTTCAGACAGCAGCTAAAGGATGGTAGAAGGAACAGGGTGATGATGATTTTCCCAGatatccacccatccatccacgtTGTTAGGGAACCGCCATTTAACATCGCTATCATATTTCTCTACATCCCTCACTTGTCCTTTAGTAACCAATTAGAGACTTTTCGTCCATGACCCAATCACCCTGTAGAGTCTATTGCTAGTTTGAGCCTATCTTTTCTACGGGAAGATATGAGGAGTTCCCTTTTTCATTTCGAATTCGCTACAACCTGGTGTCGTGATCCTCGTtggccattattagtattacgtaGGTGTGGGTGTGTATTAATACGTTACATGATATATGTTATGTCATtatatatgattaataataatggcattgtgtATTAATACATATATGTTATGTCATTatatacgattaataataatggcctttgtaAAGGTTATGTGGctagcagtgtgctaagcattgggatagatacatgataatcagatcagacacaatccctgtcctaaatggacctcagagtctaagcaggagggagaatcccaATTGTTCTGTccaaactctctagactgtaagctcactcgggcagggaaaatatctatcaATTCCGTTACATCATACTCTTCCCAAGGTCTTGGCGCCAtgctccgtaataataataatgatggtatttatacacggtaagcactcaataaataccaccgattgatttcaaGGTTTTACAGACTTGAATCCTGCCCCGTCTTGGTTTATGTCTTTCCAGACTGACAGCTTTCTGACCTCAAAGAGGAGCATCTTCATTGACCGGATTATTGCATCCACTCCACCCTTCAGAGAGCTATTCGGCCCACAGAGAAAAGGCAGCTCTCTTTATAAATAGAGAAGCaccacggtctagtggaaagagcacgggcctggaggtcagaggacctgggttttaagcccggctctgccagtttctTGCTGTGTAACTatgggcttaacttctctctgtctcagtttcctcacctgtaaaatgagggttaaatacctgttctccctcctacttagaatgcgagccccacgttggacaaggactgtgtccaaactaatacaCTTGCATAAACCTCAGCCCTCAGGACAGTGTTTTccttgcagtaagcgcttaacaaatacatcataataataatactaatgaatatTGTTAAAGATTGTCAATATTTTCTAAAGAATCTGAGATTCTCTGAATAGTATACTCTATTGTGGGAAAACACTCCGGGATTAGAGCTTGCTTTGTGAGCCTTTGGCCCGGGCTTTTAATTAGGAACATCAGACATTTTAAAACATTAAAGGCCATAGAAACGCTGTGGTTAAACTATCGACAGTAAATTTTCTGTTCAACTACGTACTCCTCGCTTGTTTTTCCATTTAATGTGAACGTGAGAAAAATCTTGAGACTCTTATTGTTGTTCCTGAATCTTCTTAAttctttcttggaaaaaaaatgtatttgcccCCGAATAAACCATGTCTTTTTGACCCTCAAGAGAACAAGCAGTGTTTGAGACTCCAGCTCATTTAGTAATGGAAACTTTCGCCCTCTGCCTCACTAGAGCTGTGACAGTTTGTGGGTGAAAGATCAGGGAAACTTGCCCCCCACCAAAAAAGGTGGGACTAAAGCAATATTTTCCTCACATCCCAACCCACTCAAATGGCCCCTGCTTTCACCCTGAGTTTTCGGACCCCAATTTTAACattcaaatatgaaaaaaatgGGTGAGTCTCGGTCAGCAAAAGGAGACGACAGCCATGTCTaaactctctcttctcctcagggTAAATCTTGATTACTCAAAACCAAACCCTAATCCCAACAGGGCTACAGCCAGAGAGTCAGAGCAGAACCCTAGCGACAGGATTTTCCTTCAGAGCAGCTCGGGAAGTTTCATCCTTCACAACAGTGGAGATTATAGACAGGTTCTTAAAATATTACTTCTTGGATGACTCTTTCACCTGCTCCCTctatttttgtttgtcttttcaCTTCTGTATCTGCCAGCCCTAATGTGATTTTcccggtggtatttgtgaagtgcttactagtgccaagcactgtactaagcactgagatagattcaagttattcaatttgatgatgttggtatttgttaagcgcctactatgtgccgagcactgttctaagcgctggagtagatacagggttatcaggttgtcccacgtgaggctcacagttaatccccattttacagatgaggttactgaggcacagagaagttaagtgacttgcccacagtcacacagctgacaagtggcagagctgggattcgaactcatgacctctgactcctaagcccgtgctctttccgctgagccatgctgcttctctggacacagtccgtgtcctacatgggctccctattttaatctccacttcacaggtgagataactgaggcacagagaagtgaagcgacttgcccagtatcccacagcagacaaggggcggagccgggactagaacccaggtctttctgactttcagacccgtcctttatccgctaggccatgccgcttccaaaGTCACACCTGCATTTCATGGGCAGTATCCCCAGTTTCTATTCTTtgggctctgtgcagagtacatgctcaataaatacaactgaaagaatgagtgaatcactggggaaggaagaggtagCCAGCGGAGATGCCACAGAGGAAAGGGATATGGAGAGGGGCTCAAGAAAACCCTCCCGGGTGCCCCCTCTACCTCTAGTTCTAACTCCCAGGAGTACGActtccccatcctctgctcttcagaCCCTTCCATATATAGCAGCggccctctccactccccacccatcACTTTCCAGTTCATCTCTTCGTTACTCCCAAGCCAATCTTTTAGCTGTTTCTCACTCTCCACCCTCCTGCTCTGTCTCTTGGATCACGCTGTTCTtccgcctggaactccttctccctctctctaaccCACCAGAGAAcaagtcccagcacttagtacagtgcctggcacataggaagtacttaacaaataccacagtgattataatTGTTGTATTATTGTtgctaactctccccacctttaaatccTTTCTGGAAGTCTATCTTCCCCAAGTTACATCAAGCTATCAGCCACCTCTGGAACTCACGTAATTATTCGGACCCTTCCTCAGCATTTCCATAGGTCTATGATTGATCGAACAGTCTATTCTGATTACAatgtttgtaaatact
The Ornithorhynchus anatinus isolate Pmale09 chromosome 4, mOrnAna1.pri.v4, whole genome shotgun sequence genome window above contains:
- the GEM gene encoding GTP-binding protein GEM, which translates into the protein MTLNNVTMRHSSTALLPQQQRWSVPADGRHPVVQKEPHPYHNRNRYSMSAEDYYRRSWSSDSSDSVISSESGNTYYRVVLIGEQGVGKSTLANIFAGVHDSMDSDCEVLGEDTYERTLIVDGESATIILLDMWENKGENEWLQDHCMQVGDAYLIVYSITDRASFEKASELRIQLRRARQTEDIPIILVGNKSDLVRCREVSVSEGRACAVVFDCKFIETSAAVQHNVKELFEGIVRQVRLRRDSKEKNERRLAYQKRRESIPKKARRFWGKIVAKNNKNMAFKLKSKSCHDLSVL